One genomic window of Paenibacillus xylanilyticus includes the following:
- a CDS encoding ADP-ribosylglycohydrolase family protein, with the protein MLDKDRFNGCLLGLAAGDALGTTVEFSSPGTFEPVTDIVGGGVFGLAPGQWTDDTSMALCLAESLVRKEHFDPADQMRRYTNWYEVGYMSSTGTCFDIGGATRNALERFRKTGEPYSGSTDPMTAGNGSIMRLAPVAMVYAGHPQDAVHYAKLSSRTTHAAAESVEACEVLAAILVAGLRGADKHTMLLPETCRQRRSESSFTPAIEEVVRGSYRDKEPPEIQGSGYVVRSLEAALWAFHKSSTFEEGALLAVNLGDDADTTGAVYGQIAGAYYGRSGIPAQWQNKLAMLETFESLNEAMWLKAAQM; encoded by the coding sequence ATGCTGGATAAGGATCGGTTCAATGGATGCTTACTTGGACTAGCGGCAGGAGATGCACTGGGAACGACAGTGGAGTTTAGCAGCCCAGGCACATTTGAGCCTGTAACCGATATTGTGGGGGGCGGTGTGTTTGGCCTGGCTCCCGGACAGTGGACGGATGACACGTCAATGGCGCTATGTCTGGCCGAAAGTCTGGTGAGAAAAGAACATTTTGATCCGGCGGATCAGATGCGCAGATACACGAATTGGTATGAAGTAGGCTACATGAGCAGTACCGGAACATGCTTTGATATCGGCGGGGCTACACGAAATGCGCTGGAAAGGTTCAGGAAGACCGGAGAGCCTTACAGCGGATCTACCGATCCGATGACGGCTGGTAACGGATCAATTATGCGGCTTGCACCAGTCGCTATGGTGTATGCGGGCCATCCGCAGGATGCTGTACATTATGCGAAGCTGAGCTCCCGCACGACACACGCAGCAGCGGAAAGCGTGGAAGCTTGCGAGGTGCTTGCGGCTATTCTGGTTGCAGGGCTGCGCGGAGCAGACAAACACACCATGCTGCTGCCTGAGACATGCCGTCAGCGGAGGAGTGAGTCTTCTTTTACCCCAGCCATTGAAGAGGTCGTGCGTGGATCTTACCGCGATAAGGAACCGCCTGAAATTCAGGGAAGCGGATATGTCGTCCGTTCGTTGGAAGCCGCATTATGGGCTTTCCATAAATCTTCCACATTTGAAGAAGGTGCACTGCTAGCCGTTAATCTCGGTGATGATGCAGATACAACCGGTGCGGTGTACGGTCAGATTGCTGGTGCTTATTATGGTCGGAGCGGCATCCCGGCACAGTGGCAGAACAAGCTTGCGATGCTGGAAACGTTCGAGTCCTTGAACGAGGCGATGTGGCTAAAAGCAGCCCAAATGTGA
- a CDS encoding HAD family hydrolase — MIKALVFDFDGTIIDTETAWYIAFRDAYKEHGVNLTLEMYSQCIGTSLKTFNPYEYLITDLNLPIDREAFRESVQLQHAALMNKEQVRPGIQNYLEAAREAGLKLAVASSSKREWVEQHLEQLKLKDYFEVIRTADDVAHVKPDPELYNQALEALGVTPDEAVAIEDSPNGARAAAAAGIHCVVISNTITGTLDFDMPHQRLSCLTDLEFNDLISKPLVTTV, encoded by the coding sequence ATGATTAAGGCACTGGTTTTTGATTTCGATGGAACGATTATTGATACGGAGACAGCATGGTATATCGCTTTTCGTGATGCCTACAAGGAACACGGCGTGAACTTGACCCTGGAGATGTATTCGCAATGCATCGGTACCAGTCTGAAAACATTCAATCCCTATGAGTACCTCATCACAGATTTGAATCTTCCGATCGATCGGGAAGCGTTCAGGGAATCGGTTCAGCTTCAGCATGCAGCATTAATGAACAAGGAGCAGGTAAGACCAGGCATCCAGAATTACCTCGAAGCAGCACGCGAGGCTGGATTAAAACTGGCCGTTGCCTCAAGCTCCAAACGGGAGTGGGTCGAACAGCACCTGGAACAACTGAAACTGAAGGATTACTTCGAAGTGATTCGAACAGCCGACGATGTGGCCCATGTGAAGCCTGACCCGGAACTGTATAACCAAGCTCTGGAAGCGCTTGGAGTAACTCCAGACGAAGCCGTAGCGATTGAGGATTCACCTAACGGCGCGCGTGCAGCTGCTGCAGCTGGTATTCACTGTGTCGTAATCTCGAACACCATAACAGGAACGCTGGATTTCGATATGCCTCACCAACGGCTGTCATGCCTGACCGACCTCGAATTTAACGATTTGATTTCGAAGCCCCTCGTCACCACCGTCTAG